The following coding sequences are from one Selenomonas sputigena ATCC 35185 window:
- the glgA gene encoding glycogen synthase GlgA: MRVLYVAAEAVPFAKTGGLADVAGSLPKELVKQGVDIRVVMPKFGKISAEYIDKMEHLYDGTLNVAWRDKFVGVDRLVMDGVTYYFIDNEEYFYREGFYGYDDDAERFSFFARAVLNLLEAMDFWPDIIHANDWHAGLVPVLLKLEHMGDARYEKIRTIYTIHNLKYQGVFPKNVMQDVLGLDWKYFTNGDLEFYDAVNFMKGGLTYADYISTVSRTYAEEIQYEYFGEMLDGLLRKRSADIYGIVNGLDYEVYNPATDKAIYETFDITSIDRKIDNKVALQKQLGLPVNRQIPMVALVSRLVPPKGLDLIVRVMDEILQHEDIQFVVLGTGDKVYEDWFKGLAWRFPSKVSANIRFSNELAQRIYAGATVFLMPSNYEPCGIGQLIAMRYGTIPVVRETGGLKDTVTQFSNKTGEGTGYLFSNYNAHEMMYAVKRAIRECSTLEIWQKIVKNAMQADFSWKKSAGEYKALYEKLLAK; encoded by the coding sequence GAACTCGTCAAGCAGGGCGTCGACATCCGCGTCGTCATGCCGAAGTTCGGCAAGATTTCAGCGGAATACATCGACAAGATGGAACATCTTTACGACGGCACGCTCAATGTTGCGTGGCGTGACAAGTTCGTCGGCGTTGACCGACTCGTCATGGACGGCGTGACCTACTACTTCATCGACAATGAAGAATACTTCTACCGCGAGGGCTTCTACGGCTACGATGACGATGCGGAGCGCTTCTCCTTCTTCGCGCGCGCCGTCCTGAACCTCTTGGAGGCGATGGATTTCTGGCCCGACATCATCCATGCGAACGACTGGCACGCGGGACTCGTTCCCGTGCTCTTGAAGCTTGAGCACATGGGAGATGCGCGCTACGAGAAGATCCGCACGATCTACACGATCCACAACCTCAAGTATCAAGGCGTCTTCCCGAAGAACGTCATGCAGGACGTCTTGGGACTCGACTGGAAGTATTTCACGAACGGCGATCTGGAGTTCTACGATGCCGTCAACTTCATGAAGGGCGGCCTGACCTACGCCGACTATATCTCGACGGTGTCGCGCACCTACGCCGAGGAGATCCAGTACGAATACTTCGGCGAGATGCTCGACGGGCTTCTTAGGAAGAGGAGCGCGGACATCTACGGCATTGTCAACGGACTCGACTACGAAGTCTACAACCCGGCGACGGACAAGGCGATCTATGAGACGTTCGACATTACGTCCATCGACCGCAAGATCGACAACAAGGTCGCGCTGCAGAAGCAGCTCGGACTGCCCGTAAATCGTCAGATCCCGATGGTCGCGCTCGTCTCGCGACTCGTGCCGCCCAAGGGTCTCGATCTCATCGTGCGCGTCATGGATGAGATCCTGCAGCACGAGGACATCCAGTTTGTCGTCCTCGGCACGGGCGACAAGGTCTATGAGGATTGGTTCAAGGGGCTCGCGTGGCGTTTCCCGAGCAAGGTTTCGGCGAACATCCGCTTCTCGAACGAGCTTGCGCAGCGCATCTATGCGGGCGCGACCGTCTTCCTCATGCCGTCGAACTACGAGCCGTGCGGCATCGGCCAGCTCATCGCCATGCGCTACGGCACGATTCCCGTCGTGCGCGAGACGGGCGGACTCAAGGACACGGTCACGCAGTTCAGCAACAAGACGGGCGAGGGCACGGGCTACCTCTTTAGCAACTACAACGCGCACGAAATGATGTACGCCGTCAAGCGCGCCATCCGCGAATGCAGCACGCTCGAAATCTGGCAGAAGATCGTCAAGAACGCCATGCAGGCGGACTTCAGCTGGAAGAAATCGGCAGGAGAGTACAAGGCGCTCTATGAGAAATTATTGGCGAAGTGA